From the Candidatus Peregrinibacteria bacterium genome, one window contains:
- a CDS encoding type I restriction endonuclease subunit R: protein MKFTEETLERAVIELFQEVEIPHCHGETIHKEISDVLLRDDLKQFLLNRYSAENITSGEIDSIIRKLEFFPSSDLYGSNKAIMKLIADGFVLKREDRTQKDIFIELLDYGEAENNIFKIVNQLEILGYEKRIPDGILYINGLPLAVLEFKSAIKENTTIKDAYTQLTVRYRRDIPELFKYNAFCVISDGINNKMGSLFAPYDFFYAWRKINNTDEPADGIDSLFTMMKGLFDKKRLVDVIHNFVYFPDTAKDDVKIVCRYPQYYAANKLFENIKINMRPEGSGKGGTYFGATGSGKSFTMLYLSRLLMKSKDLSSPTIVLITDRTDLDDQLSSQFTNAKGFIGDQNVVSVESREDLKNKLQGIKSGGVYLTTIHKFTESTELLTDRTNVICISDEAHRSQINLDQKLKITDKGIHVKFGFAKYLHDSLPNATYVGVTGTPIDGTLAVFGEVADAYTMKESVEDEITVRIVYEGRAAKVLLNDQKLKEIEEYYKKCGEEGTNDYQIEESKKAVTQMEVILGDPKRLKLLAEDFVEHYEKRIEEGASVKGKVMFVSSSRGIAYNFYKEVIALRPEWAEIKACEEGANLTAEEKREIKPIEKIKMVMTRHKDDEKALYDMLGTKDDRKELDRQFKNAKSNFKIAIVVDMWLTGFDVPFLEAIYIDKPVQQHSLIQTISRVNRVYEGKEVGLVVDYIGIKSNMNIALAKYSKVHGDDFADADKAVGIVKDQLDLLSKLFHKFDSKQYFNGTPLEKLNCLNKAAEFAQLTEEIEKRFMAMVKKLRSAYDLCCSSENISSSERDYIHFYFAIRSIIHKLTKGDAPDTAQMNDKVKQMIQEALISEGIEEIFKLDKNQPENNADIFSDEYLAKIEKIKLPNTKIKLLQKLLAKAIDEFKKTNRIKGVDFSKKLKKLIEVYNERKDFDVFQSHVLDDVAEQFANLFKELQTERNSFEKLGIDFEEKAFYDILKAVAEKYKFDYPEEKLIALSQAIKAIVDDKARYTDWSQKADIKAELKVDLILTLDKHGYPPVPKDEIFKEIFEQAENFKKYI from the coding sequence TTTCAAGAAGTTGAAATACCACATTGCCATGGAGAAACTATTCACAAAGAAATAAGTGATGTCTTGCTTCGCGATGATCTCAAGCAATTTCTTTTGAATCGCTATTCCGCAGAAAATATTACGAGTGGTGAAATAGATTCGATTATTCGTAAATTGGAATTTTTCCCCAGTTCTGACCTTTACGGAAGTAATAAAGCGATTATGAAACTTATTGCTGATGGTTTTGTGTTGAAGCGAGAAGATCGAACACAAAAAGATATTTTTATTGAGCTTCTTGATTATGGAGAAGCTGAAAACAATATCTTTAAAATCGTTAATCAACTCGAAATACTTGGATACGAAAAACGCATTCCCGATGGAATTTTGTATATCAACGGACTTCCTTTGGCAGTGCTTGAATTTAAAAGTGCTATCAAAGAAAACACCACGATAAAAGATGCTTATACCCAGTTAACTGTCCGATACCGCAGAGATATTCCTGAGCTTTTCAAATACAATGCTTTTTGTGTGATTAGTGATGGAATCAATAACAAAATGGGGTCACTCTTTGCACCTTATGATTTCTTTTACGCTTGGAGAAAAATCAATAATACCGATGAACCAGCGGATGGGATTGACTCGCTTTTTACGATGATGAAAGGGCTTTTTGATAAAAAAAGATTAGTTGATGTGATTCATAATTTCGTTTATTTCCCTGACACCGCCAAAGATGATGTAAAGATTGTTTGTCGTTATCCGCAATATTACGCGGCAAATAAGCTTTTTGAGAATATTAAAATCAATATGCGACCAGAAGGAAGCGGAAAAGGAGGAACTTATTTTGGAGCGACTGGATCGGGAAAGAGCTTCACAATGCTCTATCTGTCTCGTTTGCTCATGAAAAGTAAAGACTTATCAAGCCCAACAATTGTTTTAATCACAGACAGAACTGATCTAGATGATCAGCTTTCTAGTCAATTTACCAATGCAAAAGGTTTTATCGGCGATCAAAATGTTGTGAGCGTGGAGAGTCGTGAGGATTTAAAAAACAAATTGCAAGGAATCAAAAGCGGAGGCGTGTATTTGACTACTATTCATAAATTTACTGAAAGCACCGAACTTTTAACGGATCGTACAAATGTGATCTGTATTTCTGATGAGGCTCACCGATCACAAATTAATCTTGATCAAAAGCTAAAAATTACAGATAAGGGCATTCATGTAAAATTTGGTTTTGCTAAATATCTGCACGATTCGTTGCCAAATGCCACTTATGTGGGGGTTACTGGCACGCCTATTGACGGAACTTTGGCTGTTTTTGGAGAAGTGGCCGATGCTTACACGATGAAAGAGTCGGTTGAAGATGAAATTACTGTAAGAATCGTTTATGAAGGCAGGGCGGCGAAAGTTCTTCTCAATGATCAGAAATTAAAAGAGATTGAAGAGTATTACAAAAAATGTGGCGAAGAAGGTACAAATGATTACCAAATTGAAGAGAGTAAAAAAGCCGTTACGCAAATGGAAGTTATTTTGGGAGATCCAAAAAGACTCAAATTATTAGCGGAAGATTTTGTCGAACATTACGAAAAAAGAATTGAAGAAGGTGCAAGCGTAAAAGGAAAAGTAATGTTTGTCTCTTCCAGTAGAGGCATTGCCTACAACTTTTATAAAGAAGTAATTGCTCTTCGACCAGAATGGGCTGAAATAAAAGCTTGTGAAGAAGGTGCGAATCTAACCGCAGAGGAAAAACGAGAAATAAAACCCATTGAAAAAATTAAAATGGTGATGACGAGACATAAAGATGATGAGAAGGCTCTGTACGATATGCTTGGCACAAAAGATGATCGAAAGGAACTTGATAGACAGTTTAAAAACGCTAAATCTAACTTCAAAATCGCTATCGTTGTTGATATGTGGCTTACTGGTTTTGATGTCCCATTTTTGGAAGCAATTTATATTGATAAGCCAGTTCAACAGCACTCCTTGATTCAAACAATTTCAAGAGTAAATCGTGTATATGAAGGCAAAGAGGTTGGACTTGTTGTTGATTACATCGGGATCAAAAGCAATATGAATATTGCTCTTGCAAAATATAGCAAAGTCCACGGTGATGATTTTGCTGATGCAGATAAAGCAGTCGGAATCGTAAAAGATCAGCTTGATCTGCTTTCAAAGCTATTTCACAAATTTGATTCAAAGCAATATTTCAATGGTACACCACTAGAAAAGCTCAATTGTTTAAATAAGGCGGCTGAATTTGCCCAGCTCACAGAAGAGATTGAAAAGAGGTTTATGGCAATGGTGAAAAAGCTACGATCAGCCTATGATTTATGTTGCTCAAGCGAGAATATAAGCAGTTCCGAAAGAGATTATATTCATTTTTATTTCGCAATCAGATCGATCATTCACAAGCTCACAAAAGGTGATGCACCTGATACGGCACAAATGAATGATAAGGTAAAACAAATGATTCAAGAGGCTTTAATCAGCGAAGGCATAGAAGAGATATTCAAATTGGATAAAAATCAGCCCGAAAATAATGCGGATATTTTTAGTGATGAATATTTGGCAAAAATAGAAAAAATCAAATTACCGAATACTAAAATCAAGCTTTTACAAAAACTACTAGCAAAAGCCATTGATGAATTTAAAAAGACTAACAGGATCAAGGGGGTTGATTTCTCAAAAAAACTCAAGAAATTGATCGAAGTTTACAACGAGAGAAAAGACTTCGATGTTTTTCAAAGTCATGTTTTGGATGATGTTGCCGAGCAATTTGCAAACTTGTTCAAAGAGCTACAAACAGAGAGAAATTCTTTTGAAAAACTAGGAATAGATTTCGAAGAGAAAGCTTTCTATGACATTTTAAAAGCAGTTGCAGAAAAGTATAAGTTTGATTACCCCGAGGAAAAACTTATTGCACTTTCTCAGGCTATCAAAGCAATCGTAGATGATAAAGCAAGATATACTGATTGGTCTCAAAAAGCTGATATAAAAGCTGAATTAAAAGTAGATTTAATTTTAACTCTTGATAAACACGGTTATCCGCCAGTGCCAAAAGACGAGATTTTTAAAGAAATTTTTGAACAGGCGGAGAATTTTAAGAAATACATTTAA
- a CDS encoding DUF1837 domain-containing protein: MNQSSVFNSTNVISEHISNADLRAYCVGFDIGKYRYDHLVDYLLDVLVDFSFGYHTGILKNYDRRKLIEAAKSIYKITVNSDRKIFEEAKKKYVDEDSEYEDEIADSYLKRGEFGEIILHLILRDFIKTVPLISKIHLKDSDGITVHGFDAIHIGNCIKDSSNKSLYLGESKLYKDGESGIKALIGDIEEHFKNDFLRREFILIGKKSDNFYKIENYEDQNTKNEYEQFLKEKDFWFSELDKIQTGKGKMEDLFKSVTIPLLCTYTSKVFENNTDENTEEFKKEYETEINNLKESFDKKIEELKKSYENSGEPISTNLNVILMLFPVPSKKELVKRLHTKLFHQQNS; encoded by the coding sequence ATGAACCAATCATCAGTATTCAATTCAACAAATGTAATATCAGAACATATATCAAATGCTGATTTAAGGGCATATTGTGTTGGATTTGATATTGGTAAATATAGATATGATCATTTAGTAGACTATTTACTAGATGTCTTGGTCGATTTTTCTTTTGGCTATCATACAGGAATATTAAAAAATTATGATAGGAGAAAGTTAATCGAAGCTGCAAAATCCATCTATAAAATTACCGTCAATTCAGATAGAAAAATCTTTGAAGAAGCAAAGAAAAAATATGTTGATGAAGACTCTGAATATGAAGATGAAATTGCAGATAGCTATTTAAAAAGAGGTGAGTTTGGAGAAATAATTCTTCATCTTATTTTAAGAGACTTTATAAAGACAGTTCCTCTTATTTCTAAAATTCATTTGAAAGATAGTGATGGCATTACTGTTCATGGATTTGATGCAATACATATAGGTAATTGTATTAAAGATTCTTCAAATAAATCTTTGTATTTGGGGGAATCTAAACTTTATAAAGATGGTGAAAGTGGGATAAAAGCACTTATTGGAGATATTGAAGAACATTTTAAAAATGACTTTTTAAGGCGTGAATTCATTTTGATTGGAAAAAAATCAGATAATTTTTACAAAATAGAAAATTATGAAGATCAAAATACAAAAAATGAATACGAACAATTTTTGAAAGAAAAAGACTTTTGGTTTTCTGAATTAGACAAAATTCAAACAGGTAAAGGCAAAATGGAAGACTTATTTAAATCAGTAACTATACCACTTTTATGTACATATACTTCAAAAGTTTTTGAAAACAATACAGATGAAAATACCGAAGAATTTAAAAAAGAATATGAGACAGAAATAAATAATTTGAAAGAATCTTTTGATAAAAAAATTGAAGAATTAAAAAAATCCTATGAAAACTCTGGAGAACCAATTTCAACAAATTTAAATGTTATTTTAATGCTTTTTCCCGTTCCGTCGAAAAAAGAACTTGTAAAAAGACTACATACAAAACTTTTTCATCAACAAAACTCATAA